One region of Chaetodon auriga isolate fChaAug3 chromosome 5, fChaAug3.hap1, whole genome shotgun sequence genomic DNA includes:
- the ido1 gene encoding indoleamine 2,3-dioxygenase 1 codes for MAAADSGSKSLFSLDAYHVSEELGFILPDPLKELPSYYQPWMDIALRVPELVQSHELRSHINKMPLLSTEFLQKHRELRLAHLALSMMTMGYTWQEGESNTVKMLPHNLAVPYWEVSQRLGLPPILTHADAVLANWKKKDPEGPFNIENLELLVSLPGGDNVRGFFIVTLLVEMAAVPALRNIATVINGVRSGDTQAVAGALEGISQSIQDMTDALKLMHVYVEPSVFYGIMRIYLSGWKDNPCMPNGLIYEGVQKEPMEFSGGSAAQSSLLHCFDELLGVKHEGKSGAFLTRMRDYMPPAHKQLIQDISLESSLKSFVQQQADERLNQAFQHCVTKLLELRSYHINIVSRFITVPAARARQLRNQSQNLQAEMISRAPTALEERGTGGSGIMSFLKTVRDQTKDILLPETKLN; via the exons atggctgctgctgattcaGGCTCCaaatctcttttctctctggatGCTTACCATGTCTCTGAGGAGCTAGGCTTCATCCTCCCTGATCCTCTG AAAGAGCTTCCATCTTACTACCAGCCATGGATGGATATTGCCCTGCGAGTCCCAGAACTTGTGCAGTCTCATGAGTTGCGCTCCCATATTAACAAG ATGCCGCTGCTGAGCACAGAGTTTCTGCAGAAACACCGTGAGTTACGGCTGGCCCACCTGGCCCTCAGCATGATGACCATGGGCTACACCtggcaggagggagagagcaatACAGTCAAG ATGTTGCCACATAACCTGGCTGTCCCATACTGGGAGGTGTCACAACGTTTAGGACTCCCTCCAATCCTCACCCATGCAGATGCAGTGCTGGCTAACTGGAAGAAGAAGGATCCAGAGGG ACCTTTTAACATTGA GAACCTGGAGCTGCTGGTCAGCCTTCCAGGCGGAGACAATGTGCGAGGTTTCTTCATAGTTACTTTGCTGGTGGAAATGGCAGCAGTCCCTGCACTGAGG AACATTGCCACTGTGATCAATGGCGTCAGGAGTGGTGACACTCAGGCTGTGGCCGGAGCCCTGGAGGGTATCAGCCAGTCTATACAGGACATGACAGATGCACTCAAACTGATGCATG TGTACGTGGAACCTTCGGTCTTCTATGGCATTATGAGGATATACCTGTCTGG GTGGAAAGACAACCCCTGTATGCCAAACGGGCTGATATATGAAGGAGTCCAGAAGGAACCAATGGAGTTTTCAGGAGGGAGCGCTGCACAGAGCAGCCTGCTGCACTGCTTTGATGAACTTCTTGGAGTCAAGCATGAAGGAAAAAGTG GTGCCTTTCTAACCCGCATGAGGGACTACATGCCACCTGCACACAAGCAACTGATCCAGGACATCTCGTTGGAATCCTCCCTAAAGAGCTttgtccagcagcaggcagacgAGCGGCTAAACCAGGCCTTTCAGCACTGCGTCACAAAACTGCTGGAGTTACGCAGCTACCACATCAACATCGTCAGCCGCTTCATCACTGTACCCGCTGCCCGCGCCCGACAACTGCGTAACCAGAGCCAGAACTTGCAGGCGGAGATGATCAGCAGAGCACCCACAGCATTAGAGGAGAGGGGCACCGGCGGCTCCGGCATCATGAGCTTCCTTAAAACTGTGAGGGACCAAACAAAAGATATCTTACTGCCTGAGACGAAGCTGAACTGA
- the rhobtb2a gene encoding rho-related BTB domain-containing protein 2 — MEPCFLSRSSTKSMQHFLMLRSQLTDSDMDYERPNVETIKCVVVGDNAVGKTRLICARACNATLTQYQLLATHVPTVWAIDQYRVCQEVLERSRDVVDDVSVSLRLWDTFGDHHKDRRFAYGRSDVVVLCFSIANPNSLYHVKTMWYPEIKHFCPRAPVILVGCQLDLRYADLEAVNRARRPLARPIKSNEILPPERGREVAKELGVPYYETSVVAQFGVKDVFDNAIRAALISRRHLQFWKSHLRNVQRPLLQAPFLPPKPPPPIITVPPPPTTTEEHPVGLLEDPHCADVILVLQERQKIFAHKIYLATSSSKFYDLFIMDTQTEETERPARGPLSGRELLMRAASFDVCESSDDGDRANLRACTSDGTLKDSEGGRRGRMLSSWSRAFVSIQEELVDDPVTYSPRPMTVVHMDQSMQLGPFRAVLRYLYTGQLDENEKELMHIAHIAELLEVFDLRMMVANILNNEAFMNQEITKAFHVRRTNRVKECLAKGTFSDVVFKLDDGTIMAHKPLLISSCDWMAAMFGGPFVESCTKEVLFPNTTRSCMRAVLEYLYTGRFCSRPDLDAMELIVLANRLCLPHLVALTELYTVTVLTEAAMMGADIDGDVLVYLDMAQFHGAQQLTGWCLHHICTNYNSVCRKFPRDMKAKSTENQEYFEKHRWPPVWYLKEDDHYQRARKERDKEDYLYQRRQCKRKWLFWNLPSSPNSNSPSSGSSAVI; from the exons ATGGAGCCCTGCTTTTTGTCTCGTTCGTCGACCAAGTCCATGCAGCACTTCCTTATGTTGCG GTCCCAGTTGACAGATTCTGATATGGACTATGAGAGGCCAAACGTTGAAACTATCAAGTGTGTGGTGGTCGGAGACAATGCCGTTGGAAAGACCCGCCTTATCTGCGCCCGGGCCTGCAATGCCACACTGACTCAGTACCAATTACTCGCTACACATGTGCCCACAGTCTGGGCTATTGACCAGTACAGAGTATGCCAGGAG GTATTAGAGCGCTCCAGAGATGTTGTGGATGACGTTAGTGTGTCCCTTCGCCTCTGGGACACATTCGGAGACCATCACAAGGACCGGCGTTTTGCATATGGCAG GTCTGATGTGGTGGTGCTGTGCTTCTCAATCGCCAACCCCAACTCTCTATACCATGTGAAGACCATGTGGTATCCAGAGATCAAGCACTTCTGCCCCCGTGCTCCTGTCATCTTGGTGGGCTGTCAGCTGGACCTGCGATATGCAGACCTGGAGGCAGTGAACAGGGCACGGAGGCCTTTAGCAAG accCATTAAGTCCAATGAGATTCTGCCTCCAGAGAGAGGCCGGGAGGTGGCCAAAGAGTTGGGAGTGCCATATTATGAAACCAGTGTTGTTGCTCAATTTGGAGTCAAGGACGTCTTTGATAATGCTATCCGAGCTGCACTCATCTCACGCCGCCACCTGCAGTTTTGGAAATCTCACCTCAGAAATGTGCAGCGGCCTCTCCTTCAGGCGCCCTTCCTGCCACCAAAACCTCCCCCACCTATAATCACTGTGCCTCCTCCCCCTACCACCACAGAGGAGCATCCAGTCGGGCTTCTGGAGGACCCACACTGTGCTGATGTCATCCTGGTCCTGCAGGAGCGTCAGAAAATCTTTGCACACAAGATATACTTAGCGACATCCTCTTCAAAGTTCTACGACCTCTTTATTATGGACACACAAACTGAGGAGACTGAAAGGCCCGCTCGTGGTCCTCTGTCCGGTCGAGAGCTGCTGATGCGTGCTGCTAGCTTTGATGTTTGTGAGAGCAGCGATGATGGAGACAGGGCCAACCTGAGGGCCTGCACTAGCGATGGGACCCTGAAGGACTCCGAGGGCGGCAGACGGGGCAGAATGCTCTCCTCGTGGAGCCGAGCTTTCGTCAGCATCCAGGAGGAGCTGGTAGATGACCCTGTTACCTACAGTCCCAGGCCCATGACTGTAGTGCACATGGACCAGTCCATGCAGCTTGGCCCTTTCCGAGCTGTGCTTCGCTACCTGTACACAGGTCAGCTTGACGAGAATGAGAAAGAGCTAATGCACATTGCACACAttgctgagctgctggaggtttTTGACCTGCGGATGATGGTGGCAAACATACTTAACAATGAAGCCTTCATGAACCAAGAAATCACCAAAGCCTTCCATGTACGCCGCACAAACAGAGTCAAAGAGTGCTTGGCCAAAGGCACCTTTTCTG ATGTAGTATTCAAGCTAGACGATGGGACGATCATGGCCCACAAGCCGTTACTCATCTCTAGTTGTGACTGGATGGCAGCTATGTTTGGTGGGCCTTTTGTGGAGAGCTGCACCAAAGAG GTGCTGTTTCCCAACACAACTCGCAGCTGTATGAGGGCTGTGCTGGAATATCTGTACACGGGGCGGTTTTGCTCCCGGCCTGACCTGGATGCAATGGAGCTTATTGTTCTTGCCAATCGTCTTTGCCTCCCCCACCTGGTTGCGCTTACAG aGCTCTACACAGTGACAGTATTGACGGAGGCAGCGATGATGGGGGCTGACATTGATGGAGATGTGCTGGTGTACTTGGATATGGCCCAG tttcACGGCGCCCAGCAGCTCACCGGCTGGTGTCTTCACCACATCTGCACCAACTACAACAGTGTCTGCCGCAAGTTTCCCCGAGACATGAAGGCCAAGTCTACAG AGAACCAAGAGTACTTTGAGAAACACCGCTGGCCACCTGTGTGGTACCTGAAAGAGGACGACCACTACCAAAGAGCACGCAAAGAGCGCGACAAGGAGGACTACCTGTACCAGAGACGCCAATGCAAACGCAAGTGGCTCTTCTGGAACCTTCCTTCCTCCCCAAACTCAAACTCTCCTTCTTCTGGCTCGTCCGCTGTCATCTGA